A single window of Onychostoma macrolepis isolate SWU-2019 chromosome 16, ASM1243209v1, whole genome shotgun sequence DNA harbors:
- the zgc:194210 gene encoding uncharacterized protein zgc:194210 isoform X6, whose amino-acid sequence MTHEHFRRTSALNMKLINICLTVLVFINAVNSAAMREGNEDLLRFLKDAFEMNLPLDHTDPTPLSEMDLATEKILDPVHLTDPTAECKASEIVVNSADVAEERSTESSNSDSRLAERTSTEDSRGDSDKRLRLRPALTESMSMDTDVTEGSNKHIDEATEINTFIQQGCMELTQNKMMEDISSQEMDRPKENGRYRPPRTQMLLEKHNSVVTDTGRQNLDFMKEMDPIIQSFAGRMNLKDQTGKPHDTDKHQQESRKRAMNLDSPEFVDTLDRPDLYADSEERGGPGISQESK is encoded by the exons ATGACACACGAGCACTTCAGAAGGACATCAGCACTCAACATGAAGCT GATCAACATCTGCCTGACTGTTCTAGTCTTTATAAATGCTGTTAATTCAGCAGCTATGAGAG AAGGAAATGAAGATTTGTTACGTTTTTTGAAGG ATGCATTTGAAATGAATCTGCCTCTTGACCACACTGATCCAACACCGCTCTCAG AAATGGATTTAGCAACAGAGAAGATTCTGGATCCTGTACATCTGACAGATCCGACTGCAG AATGTAAAGCCTCTGAAATTGTTGTCAACTCTGCtg ATGTTGCTGAAGAGAGATCAACTGAGAGTAGCAACTCAG ACAGCAGATTAGCTGAAAGAACATCCACTGAAGACAGCAGAG GTGACAGCGACAAGAGGTTACGGCTGAGACCAGCACTCACAG agAGTATGAGTATGGACACAGACGTGACTGAGGGCTCAAACAAACATATTGATGAAGCAACAG aaattaatacttttattcagcaaggatgcatggAATTGACCCAAAATAAGA TGATGGAGGACATTAGTAGTCAGGAAATGGACAGACCTAAGGAAAACGGGAGATACCGACCTCCAAGGACCCAGATGTTGTTAGAAAAACACAACTCTGTGGTCACAGACACAGGCAGACAAAATCTGGACTTTATGAAAGAGATGGATCCCATAATTCAGAGTTTTGCCGGTAGAATGAACCTCAAAGACCAGACTGGTAAACCACATGATACTGATAAACACCAGCAGGAGAGCCGCAAAAGAGCAATGAATTTAGACAGCCCAGAGTTTGTGGACACCCTGGACAGACCAGACCTATATGCTGACAGTGAAGAACGTGGTGGTCCAGGAATATCTCAG GAATCAAAGTGA
- the zgc:194210 gene encoding uncharacterized protein zgc:194210 isoform X4: MTHEHFRRTSALNMKLINICLTVLVFINAVNSAAMRDAFEMNLPLDHTDPTPLSEMDLATEKILDPVHLTDPTAECKASEIVVNSADFSNTTPKPNLVDIADVAEERSTESSNSDSRLAERTSTEDSREGDSDKRLRLRPALTESMSMDTDVTEGSNKHIDEATEINTFIQQGCMELTQNKMMEDISSQEMDRPKENGRYRPPRTQMLLEKHNSVVTDTGRQNLDFMKEMDPIIQSFAGRMNLKDQTGKPHDTDKHQQESRKRAMNLDSPEFVDTLDRPDLYADSEERGGPGISQESK; encoded by the exons ATGACACACGAGCACTTCAGAAGGACATCAGCACTCAACATGAAGCT GATCAACATCTGCCTGACTGTTCTAGTCTTTATAAATGCTGTTAATTCAGCAGCTATGAGAG ATGCATTTGAAATGAATCTGCCTCTTGACCACACTGATCCAACACCGCTCTCAG AAATGGATTTAGCAACAGAGAAGATTCTGGATCCTGTACATCTGACAGATCCGACTGCAG AATGTAAAGCCTCTGAAATTGTTGTCAACTCTGCtg acTTTTCCAATACAACACCCAAACCAAATCTGGTAGATATTGCAG ATGTTGCTGAAGAGAGATCAACTGAGAGTAGCAACTCAG ACAGCAGATTAGCTGAAAGAACATCCACTGAAGACAGCAGAG AAGGTGACAGCGACAAGAGGTTACGGCTGAGACCAGCACTCACAG agAGTATGAGTATGGACACAGACGTGACTGAGGGCTCAAACAAACATATTGATGAAGCAACAG aaattaatacttttattcagcaaggatgcatggAATTGACCCAAAATAAGA TGATGGAGGACATTAGTAGTCAGGAAATGGACAGACCTAAGGAAAACGGGAGATACCGACCTCCAAGGACCCAGATGTTGTTAGAAAAACACAACTCTGTGGTCACAGACACAGGCAGACAAAATCTGGACTTTATGAAAGAGATGGATCCCATAATTCAGAGTTTTGCCGGTAGAATGAACCTCAAAGACCAGACTGGTAAACCACATGATACTGATAAACACCAGCAGGAGAGCCGCAAAAGAGCAATGAATTTAGACAGCCCAGAGTTTGTGGACACCCTGGACAGACCAGACCTATATGCTGACAGTGAAGAACGTGGTGGTCCAGGAATATCTCAG GAATCAAAGTGA
- the zgc:194210 gene encoding uncharacterized protein zgc:194210 isoform X7, translating into MTHEHFRRTSALNMKLINICLTVLVFINAVNSAAMREGNEDLLRFLKDAFEMNLPLDHTDPTPLSEMDLATEKILDPVHLTDPTAECKASEIVVNSADFSNTTPKPNLVDIADVAEERSTESSNSDSRLAERTSTEDSREGDSDKRLRLRPALTESMSMDTDVTEGSNKHIDEATVMEDISSQEMDRPKENGRYRPPRTQMLLEKHNSVVTDTGRQNLDFMKEMDPIIQSFAGRMNLKDQTGKPHDTDKHQQESRKRAMNLDSPEFVDTLDRPDLYADSEERGGPGISQESK; encoded by the exons ATGACACACGAGCACTTCAGAAGGACATCAGCACTCAACATGAAGCT GATCAACATCTGCCTGACTGTTCTAGTCTTTATAAATGCTGTTAATTCAGCAGCTATGAGAG AAGGAAATGAAGATTTGTTACGTTTTTTGAAGG ATGCATTTGAAATGAATCTGCCTCTTGACCACACTGATCCAACACCGCTCTCAG AAATGGATTTAGCAACAGAGAAGATTCTGGATCCTGTACATCTGACAGATCCGACTGCAG AATGTAAAGCCTCTGAAATTGTTGTCAACTCTGCtg acTTTTCCAATACAACACCCAAACCAAATCTGGTAGATATTGCAG ATGTTGCTGAAGAGAGATCAACTGAGAGTAGCAACTCAG ACAGCAGATTAGCTGAAAGAACATCCACTGAAGACAGCAGAG AAGGTGACAGCGACAAGAGGTTACGGCTGAGACCAGCACTCACAG agAGTATGAGTATGGACACAGACGTGACTGAGGGCTCAAACAAACATATTGATGAAGCAACAG TGATGGAGGACATTAGTAGTCAGGAAATGGACAGACCTAAGGAAAACGGGAGATACCGACCTCCAAGGACCCAGATGTTGTTAGAAAAACACAACTCTGTGGTCACAGACACAGGCAGACAAAATCTGGACTTTATGAAAGAGATGGATCCCATAATTCAGAGTTTTGCCGGTAGAATGAACCTCAAAGACCAGACTGGTAAACCACATGATACTGATAAACACCAGCAGGAGAGCCGCAAAAGAGCAATGAATTTAGACAGCCCAGAGTTTGTGGACACCCTGGACAGACCAGACCTATATGCTGACAGTGAAGAACGTGGTGGTCCAGGAATATCTCAG GAATCAAAGTGA
- the zgc:194210 gene encoding uncharacterized protein zgc:194210 isoform X5: MTHEHFRRTSALNMKLINICLTVLVFINAVNSAAMREGNEDLLRFLKDAFEMNLPLDHTDPTPLSEMDLATEKILDPVHLTDPTAECKASEIVVNSADVAEERSTESSNSDSRLAERTSTEDSREGDSDKRLRLRPALTESMSMDTDVTEGSNKHIDEATEINTFIQQGCMELTQNKMMEDISSQEMDRPKENGRYRPPRTQMLLEKHNSVVTDTGRQNLDFMKEMDPIIQSFAGRMNLKDQTGKPHDTDKHQQESRKRAMNLDSPEFVDTLDRPDLYADSEERGGPGISQESK; this comes from the exons ATGACACACGAGCACTTCAGAAGGACATCAGCACTCAACATGAAGCT GATCAACATCTGCCTGACTGTTCTAGTCTTTATAAATGCTGTTAATTCAGCAGCTATGAGAG AAGGAAATGAAGATTTGTTACGTTTTTTGAAGG ATGCATTTGAAATGAATCTGCCTCTTGACCACACTGATCCAACACCGCTCTCAG AAATGGATTTAGCAACAGAGAAGATTCTGGATCCTGTACATCTGACAGATCCGACTGCAG AATGTAAAGCCTCTGAAATTGTTGTCAACTCTGCtg ATGTTGCTGAAGAGAGATCAACTGAGAGTAGCAACTCAG ACAGCAGATTAGCTGAAAGAACATCCACTGAAGACAGCAGAG AAGGTGACAGCGACAAGAGGTTACGGCTGAGACCAGCACTCACAG agAGTATGAGTATGGACACAGACGTGACTGAGGGCTCAAACAAACATATTGATGAAGCAACAG aaattaatacttttattcagcaaggatgcatggAATTGACCCAAAATAAGA TGATGGAGGACATTAGTAGTCAGGAAATGGACAGACCTAAGGAAAACGGGAGATACCGACCTCCAAGGACCCAGATGTTGTTAGAAAAACACAACTCTGTGGTCACAGACACAGGCAGACAAAATCTGGACTTTATGAAAGAGATGGATCCCATAATTCAGAGTTTTGCCGGTAGAATGAACCTCAAAGACCAGACTGGTAAACCACATGATACTGATAAACACCAGCAGGAGAGCCGCAAAAGAGCAATGAATTTAGACAGCCCAGAGTTTGTGGACACCCTGGACAGACCAGACCTATATGCTGACAGTGAAGAACGTGGTGGTCCAGGAATATCTCAG GAATCAAAGTGA
- the csnk2a1 gene encoding casein kinase II subunit alpha isoform X2, with protein MSGPVPSRSRVYPDVNTQRPREYWDYESHVVDWGNQDDYQLVRKLGRGKYSEVFEAINITNNEKVVVKILKPVKKKKIKREIKILENLRGGPNIITLLDIIKDPVSRTPALVFEHVNNTDFKQLYQTLSDYDIRFYMYEILKALDYCHSMGIMHRDVKPHNVMIDHEHRKLRLIDWGLAEFYHPNQEYNVRVASRYFKGPELLVDYQMYDYSLDMWSLGCMLASMIFRKEPFFHGHDNYDQLVRIAKVLGTEDLYDYIDKYNIELDPRFNDILGRHSRKRWERFVHSENQHLVSTEALDFLDKLLRYDHQARLTAREAMDHPYFYPIVKDQGRGAPAAGMAASSTPVSSSSLMAEERLTVLK; from the exons ATGTCTGGCCCTGTCCCAAGTCGCTCTCGAGTTTACCCTGATGTAAACACACAGCGACCCAGAGAGTACTGGGACTATGAATCTCATGTGGTGGACTGGGG aaatCAGGATGACTATCAGTTAGTGCGAAAGCTTGGCCGGGGAAAATACAGTGAAGTATTTGAAGCCATAAACATCACTAACAATGAGAAAGTAGTCGTCAAAATACTCAAG ccagtgaaaaagaagaaaattaaacgagaaataaaaattctggAGAACTTGAGAGGAGGCCCCAACATTATAACGCTTTTAGACATCATAAAGGATCCTGTG TCCCGAACACCAGCGCTGGTTTTTGAGCATGTTAACAACACAGACTTCAAG CAACTGTATCAAACTTTATCAGACTATGACATCCGCTTCTACATGTATGAAATTCTTAAG GCTCTCGACTACTGCCACAGTATGGGAATAATGCACAGAGACGTAAAGCCACACAATGTCATGATTGACCATGAGCACAGAAAG ctTCGTTTGATTGATTGGGGCTTGGCTGAGTTTTACCACCCAAACCAGGAGTACAATGTACGTGTGGCTTCCCGATATTTTAAAGGTCCTGAACTGCTTGTGGACTATCAG ATGTATGACTACAGTCTGGATATGTGGAGTCTTGGATGCATGCTGGCCAGTATGATCTTCAGGAAGGAACCATTTTTCCATGGACATGACAACTATGACCAg tTGGTTCGAATTGCAAAAGTTCTGGGTACAGAGGACCTGTATGATTACATTGACAAATATAACATTGAGCTGGACCCACGCTTTAATGACATTTTGGGCAG ACACTCCCGGAAGAGATGGGAACGGTTTGTGCACAGTGAGAATCAGCACCTGGTCAGCACTGAGGCTCTGGATTTTCTGGACAAGCTGCTACGTTATGACCACCAGGCCCGACTGACGGCCCGCGAGGCCATGGACCACCCTTACTTCT ATCCTATAGTTAAAGACCAGGGCAGAGGAGCGCCAGCTGCAGGAATGGCTGCTAGTTCCACACCTGTCAGCTCTTCTAGCTTGATGGCAG aagaacgTCTTACCGTTTTGAAgtga
- the ptp4a3b gene encoding protein tyrosine phosphatase type IVA 3 gives MAKMNRPAPVEVCYKNMRFLITHNPTNASLSSFIEDLKKYGATTVVRVCEITYDKTPLEKDGITVMDWPFDDGAPPPTKIVDDWLSLLKNKFCEDPGCCVAVHCVAGLGRAPVLVALALIESGMKYEDAIQLIRQKRRGAINSKQLTYLEKYRPKQRLRFKDPHNHKSKCCLM, from the exons ATGGCCAAGATGAACCGTCCGGCTCCTGTCGAGGTCTGCTACAAAAACATGCGCTTCCTTATCACACACAACCCAACCAATGCATCACTAAGCAGCTTCATTGAG GATCTGAAGAAGTATGGGGCAACAACAGTGGTTCGTGTGTGTGAAATCACCTACGACAAGACACCGCTAGAAAAGGATGGGATTACTGTTATG gaTTGGCCTTTCGATGACGGTGCACCTCCTCCTACCAAGATCGTGGATGACTGGCTTAGTCTGCTGAAGAATAAGTTCTGTGAGGATCCAGGCTGCTGTGTGGCTGTGCATTGTGTGGCCGGACTGGGCCG ggCTCCAGTGCTGGTGGCTCTGGCACTTATAGAGAGTGGAATGAAATATGAGGACGCCATTCAGTTGATCAGACA gAAACGCCGGGGCGCCATCAACAGCAAGCAGCTGACGTACCTGGAGAAGTACCGCCCCAAACAGAGACTGCGTTTCAAAGACCCACACAACCACAAAAGCAAGTGCTGCCTCATGTGA
- the zgc:194210 gene encoding uncharacterized protein zgc:194210 isoform X1 codes for MTHEHFRRTSALNMKLINICLTVLVFINAVNSAAMREGNEDLLRFLKDAFEMNLPLDHTDPTPLSEMDLATEKILDPVHLTDPTAECKASEIVVNSADFSNTTPKPNLVDIADVAEERSTESSNSDSRLAERTSTEDSREGDSDKRLRLRPALTESMSMDTDVTEGSNKHIDEATEINTFIQQGCMELTQNKMMEDISSQEMDRPKENGRYRPPRTQMLLEKHNSVVTDTGRQNLDFMKEMDPIIQSFAGRMNLKDQTGKPHDTDKHQQESRKRAMNLDSPEFVDTLDRPDLYADSEERGGPGISQESK; via the exons ATGACACACGAGCACTTCAGAAGGACATCAGCACTCAACATGAAGCT GATCAACATCTGCCTGACTGTTCTAGTCTTTATAAATGCTGTTAATTCAGCAGCTATGAGAG AAGGAAATGAAGATTTGTTACGTTTTTTGAAGG ATGCATTTGAAATGAATCTGCCTCTTGACCACACTGATCCAACACCGCTCTCAG AAATGGATTTAGCAACAGAGAAGATTCTGGATCCTGTACATCTGACAGATCCGACTGCAG AATGTAAAGCCTCTGAAATTGTTGTCAACTCTGCtg acTTTTCCAATACAACACCCAAACCAAATCTGGTAGATATTGCAG ATGTTGCTGAAGAGAGATCAACTGAGAGTAGCAACTCAG ACAGCAGATTAGCTGAAAGAACATCCACTGAAGACAGCAGAG AAGGTGACAGCGACAAGAGGTTACGGCTGAGACCAGCACTCACAG agAGTATGAGTATGGACACAGACGTGACTGAGGGCTCAAACAAACATATTGATGAAGCAACAG aaattaatacttttattcagcaaggatgcatggAATTGACCCAAAATAAGA TGATGGAGGACATTAGTAGTCAGGAAATGGACAGACCTAAGGAAAACGGGAGATACCGACCTCCAAGGACCCAGATGTTGTTAGAAAAACACAACTCTGTGGTCACAGACACAGGCAGACAAAATCTGGACTTTATGAAAGAGATGGATCCCATAATTCAGAGTTTTGCCGGTAGAATGAACCTCAAAGACCAGACTGGTAAACCACATGATACTGATAAACACCAGCAGGAGAGCCGCAAAAGAGCAATGAATTTAGACAGCCCAGAGTTTGTGGACACCCTGGACAGACCAGACCTATATGCTGACAGTGAAGAACGTGGTGGTCCAGGAATATCTCAG GAATCAAAGTGA
- the zgc:194210 gene encoding uncharacterized protein zgc:194210 isoform X8, with translation MTHEHFRRTSALNMKLINICLTVLVFINAVNSAAMREGNEDLLRFLKDAFEMNLPLDHTDPTPLSEMDLATEKILDPVHLTDPTAECKASEIVVNSADFSNTTPKPNLVDIADVAEERSTESSNSDSRLAERTSTEDSRGDSDKRLRLRPALTESMSMDTDVTEGSNKHIDEATVMEDISSQEMDRPKENGRYRPPRTQMLLEKHNSVVTDTGRQNLDFMKEMDPIIQSFAGRMNLKDQTGKPHDTDKHQQESRKRAMNLDSPEFVDTLDRPDLYADSEERGGPGISQESK, from the exons ATGACACACGAGCACTTCAGAAGGACATCAGCACTCAACATGAAGCT GATCAACATCTGCCTGACTGTTCTAGTCTTTATAAATGCTGTTAATTCAGCAGCTATGAGAG AAGGAAATGAAGATTTGTTACGTTTTTTGAAGG ATGCATTTGAAATGAATCTGCCTCTTGACCACACTGATCCAACACCGCTCTCAG AAATGGATTTAGCAACAGAGAAGATTCTGGATCCTGTACATCTGACAGATCCGACTGCAG AATGTAAAGCCTCTGAAATTGTTGTCAACTCTGCtg acTTTTCCAATACAACACCCAAACCAAATCTGGTAGATATTGCAG ATGTTGCTGAAGAGAGATCAACTGAGAGTAGCAACTCAG ACAGCAGATTAGCTGAAAGAACATCCACTGAAGACAGCAGAG GTGACAGCGACAAGAGGTTACGGCTGAGACCAGCACTCACAG agAGTATGAGTATGGACACAGACGTGACTGAGGGCTCAAACAAACATATTGATGAAGCAACAG TGATGGAGGACATTAGTAGTCAGGAAATGGACAGACCTAAGGAAAACGGGAGATACCGACCTCCAAGGACCCAGATGTTGTTAGAAAAACACAACTCTGTGGTCACAGACACAGGCAGACAAAATCTGGACTTTATGAAAGAGATGGATCCCATAATTCAGAGTTTTGCCGGTAGAATGAACCTCAAAGACCAGACTGGTAAACCACATGATACTGATAAACACCAGCAGGAGAGCCGCAAAAGAGCAATGAATTTAGACAGCCCAGAGTTTGTGGACACCCTGGACAGACCAGACCTATATGCTGACAGTGAAGAACGTGGTGGTCCAGGAATATCTCAG GAATCAAAGTGA
- the csnk2a1 gene encoding casein kinase II subunit alpha isoform X1, producing the protein MSGPVPSRSRVYPDVNTQRPREYWDYESHVVDWGNQDDYQLVRKLGRGKYSEVFEAINITNNEKVVVKILKPVKKKKIKREIKILENLRGGPNIITLLDIIKDPVSRTPALVFEHVNNTDFKQLYQTLSDYDIRFYMYEILKALDYCHSMGIMHRDVKPHNVMIDHEHRKLRLIDWGLAEFYHPNQEYNVRVASRYFKGPELLVDYQMYDYSLDMWSLGCMLASMIFRKEPFFHGHDNYDQLVRIAKVLGTEDLYDYIDKYNIELDPRFNDILGRHSRKRWERFVHSENQHLVSTEALDFLDKLLRYDHQARLTAREAMDHPYFYPIVKDQGRGAPAAGMAASSTPVSSSSLMAGIASMTPSTQPNIANISAGSPVIPVPNTMATQVPTAAGAQP; encoded by the exons ATGTCTGGCCCTGTCCCAAGTCGCTCTCGAGTTTACCCTGATGTAAACACACAGCGACCCAGAGAGTACTGGGACTATGAATCTCATGTGGTGGACTGGGG aaatCAGGATGACTATCAGTTAGTGCGAAAGCTTGGCCGGGGAAAATACAGTGAAGTATTTGAAGCCATAAACATCACTAACAATGAGAAAGTAGTCGTCAAAATACTCAAG ccagtgaaaaagaagaaaattaaacgagaaataaaaattctggAGAACTTGAGAGGAGGCCCCAACATTATAACGCTTTTAGACATCATAAAGGATCCTGTG TCCCGAACACCAGCGCTGGTTTTTGAGCATGTTAACAACACAGACTTCAAG CAACTGTATCAAACTTTATCAGACTATGACATCCGCTTCTACATGTATGAAATTCTTAAG GCTCTCGACTACTGCCACAGTATGGGAATAATGCACAGAGACGTAAAGCCACACAATGTCATGATTGACCATGAGCACAGAAAG ctTCGTTTGATTGATTGGGGCTTGGCTGAGTTTTACCACCCAAACCAGGAGTACAATGTACGTGTGGCTTCCCGATATTTTAAAGGTCCTGAACTGCTTGTGGACTATCAG ATGTATGACTACAGTCTGGATATGTGGAGTCTTGGATGCATGCTGGCCAGTATGATCTTCAGGAAGGAACCATTTTTCCATGGACATGACAACTATGACCAg tTGGTTCGAATTGCAAAAGTTCTGGGTACAGAGGACCTGTATGATTACATTGACAAATATAACATTGAGCTGGACCCACGCTTTAATGACATTTTGGGCAG ACACTCCCGGAAGAGATGGGAACGGTTTGTGCACAGTGAGAATCAGCACCTGGTCAGCACTGAGGCTCTGGATTTTCTGGACAAGCTGCTACGTTATGACCACCAGGCCCGACTGACGGCCCGCGAGGCCATGGACCACCCTTACTTCT ATCCTATAGTTAAAGACCAGGGCAGAGGAGCGCCAGCTGCAGGAATGGCTGCTAGTTCCACACCTGTCAGCTCTTCTAGCTTGATGGCAG GCATCGCCTCTATGACTCCGAGCACACAGCCCAACATCGCCAACATCAGCGCCGGCTCGCCCGTCATCCCTGTCCCAAACACAATGGCCACACAAGTGCCCACTGCCGCTGGAGCCCAGCCCTGA
- the zgc:194210 gene encoding uncharacterized protein zgc:194210 isoform X2 produces the protein MTHEHFRRTSALNMKLINICLTVLVFINAVNSAAMRGNEDLLRFLKDAFEMNLPLDHTDPTPLSEMDLATEKILDPVHLTDPTAECKASEIVVNSADFSNTTPKPNLVDIADVAEERSTESSNSDSRLAERTSTEDSREGDSDKRLRLRPALTESMSMDTDVTEGSNKHIDEATEINTFIQQGCMELTQNKMMEDISSQEMDRPKENGRYRPPRTQMLLEKHNSVVTDTGRQNLDFMKEMDPIIQSFAGRMNLKDQTGKPHDTDKHQQESRKRAMNLDSPEFVDTLDRPDLYADSEERGGPGISQESK, from the exons ATGACACACGAGCACTTCAGAAGGACATCAGCACTCAACATGAAGCT GATCAACATCTGCCTGACTGTTCTAGTCTTTATAAATGCTGTTAATTCAGCAGCTATGAGAG GAAATGAAGATTTGTTACGTTTTTTGAAGG ATGCATTTGAAATGAATCTGCCTCTTGACCACACTGATCCAACACCGCTCTCAG AAATGGATTTAGCAACAGAGAAGATTCTGGATCCTGTACATCTGACAGATCCGACTGCAG AATGTAAAGCCTCTGAAATTGTTGTCAACTCTGCtg acTTTTCCAATACAACACCCAAACCAAATCTGGTAGATATTGCAG ATGTTGCTGAAGAGAGATCAACTGAGAGTAGCAACTCAG ACAGCAGATTAGCTGAAAGAACATCCACTGAAGACAGCAGAG AAGGTGACAGCGACAAGAGGTTACGGCTGAGACCAGCACTCACAG agAGTATGAGTATGGACACAGACGTGACTGAGGGCTCAAACAAACATATTGATGAAGCAACAG aaattaatacttttattcagcaaggatgcatggAATTGACCCAAAATAAGA TGATGGAGGACATTAGTAGTCAGGAAATGGACAGACCTAAGGAAAACGGGAGATACCGACCTCCAAGGACCCAGATGTTGTTAGAAAAACACAACTCTGTGGTCACAGACACAGGCAGACAAAATCTGGACTTTATGAAAGAGATGGATCCCATAATTCAGAGTTTTGCCGGTAGAATGAACCTCAAAGACCAGACTGGTAAACCACATGATACTGATAAACACCAGCAGGAGAGCCGCAAAAGAGCAATGAATTTAGACAGCCCAGAGTTTGTGGACACCCTGGACAGACCAGACCTATATGCTGACAGTGAAGAACGTGGTGGTCCAGGAATATCTCAG GAATCAAAGTGA
- the zgc:194210 gene encoding uncharacterized protein zgc:194210 isoform X3 produces the protein MTHEHFRRTSALNMKLINICLTVLVFINAVNSAAMREGNEDLLRFLKDAFEMNLPLDHTDPTPLSEMDLATEKILDPVHLTDPTAECKASEIVVNSADFSNTTPKPNLVDIADVAEERSTESSNSDSRLAERTSTEDSRGDSDKRLRLRPALTESMSMDTDVTEGSNKHIDEATEINTFIQQGCMELTQNKMMEDISSQEMDRPKENGRYRPPRTQMLLEKHNSVVTDTGRQNLDFMKEMDPIIQSFAGRMNLKDQTGKPHDTDKHQQESRKRAMNLDSPEFVDTLDRPDLYADSEERGGPGISQESK, from the exons ATGACACACGAGCACTTCAGAAGGACATCAGCACTCAACATGAAGCT GATCAACATCTGCCTGACTGTTCTAGTCTTTATAAATGCTGTTAATTCAGCAGCTATGAGAG AAGGAAATGAAGATTTGTTACGTTTTTTGAAGG ATGCATTTGAAATGAATCTGCCTCTTGACCACACTGATCCAACACCGCTCTCAG AAATGGATTTAGCAACAGAGAAGATTCTGGATCCTGTACATCTGACAGATCCGACTGCAG AATGTAAAGCCTCTGAAATTGTTGTCAACTCTGCtg acTTTTCCAATACAACACCCAAACCAAATCTGGTAGATATTGCAG ATGTTGCTGAAGAGAGATCAACTGAGAGTAGCAACTCAG ACAGCAGATTAGCTGAAAGAACATCCACTGAAGACAGCAGAG GTGACAGCGACAAGAGGTTACGGCTGAGACCAGCACTCACAG agAGTATGAGTATGGACACAGACGTGACTGAGGGCTCAAACAAACATATTGATGAAGCAACAG aaattaatacttttattcagcaaggatgcatggAATTGACCCAAAATAAGA TGATGGAGGACATTAGTAGTCAGGAAATGGACAGACCTAAGGAAAACGGGAGATACCGACCTCCAAGGACCCAGATGTTGTTAGAAAAACACAACTCTGTGGTCACAGACACAGGCAGACAAAATCTGGACTTTATGAAAGAGATGGATCCCATAATTCAGAGTTTTGCCGGTAGAATGAACCTCAAAGACCAGACTGGTAAACCACATGATACTGATAAACACCAGCAGGAGAGCCGCAAAAGAGCAATGAATTTAGACAGCCCAGAGTTTGTGGACACCCTGGACAGACCAGACCTATATGCTGACAGTGAAGAACGTGGTGGTCCAGGAATATCTCAG GAATCAAAGTGA